The Methanoplanus sp. FWC-SCC4 genome has a window encoding:
- the minD gene encoding cell division ATPase MinD: protein MVTTYTIASGKGGTGKTTLSVNLGTILASYGRETYIMDADMGMANLGILLGLENVPVTLHEVLAGKAPVSEAIYEGPSGVKVVPSGISLQGFQNADPELLRDVMKEIVNQCDFLIIDAPAGISRDGVIPLAIADEVILVVNPELSSMVDALKTKILTELIGGHVMGAILNRATLENTEVSVHKIEEVLGVKVIGLVPEDPNVRRSAAYKTPIVVKYPSSPASIEIKKIAAKIAGVEYKASEVSEKSGEKFLDRLARSIFRSDK from the coding sequence ATGGTTACAACCTATACAATAGCATCAGGAAAAGGTGGCACTGGAAAAACAACGCTTTCTGTTAACCTTGGTACAATTCTTGCTTCATATGGCAGGGAAACTTACATAATGGATGCAGATATGGGTATGGCAAATCTTGGCATACTCCTGGGACTTGAGAATGTTCCTGTTACTTTGCATGAGGTTCTTGCAGGCAAAGCTCCTGTTTCTGAAGCTATTTATGAAGGACCCTCCGGGGTGAAAGTAGTTCCAAGTGGCATCTCACTTCAGGGTTTTCAGAATGCTGATCCTGAACTTCTTCGTGATGTCATGAAGGAAATTGTAAATCAGTGTGATTTTTTGATAATTGATGCTCCTGCAGGTATAAGCAGGGACGGTGTTATCCCCCTTGCAATAGCTGATGAAGTTATTTTGGTAGTAAATCCCGAACTTTCTTCAATGGTAGACGCATTAAAAACAAAAATTCTTACTGAGCTCATTGGCGGTCATGTAATGGGTGCAATTTTAAATCGTGCAACTCTGGAGAATACCGAGGTCAGTGTGCATAAAATAGAGGAGGTTTTGGGTGTTAAGGTTATAGGGCTTGTGCCTGAAGATCCTAATGTCAGAAGATCGGCTGCATATAAGACTCCTATTGTCGTGAAGTACCCTTCTTCACCTGCATCTATTGAAATCAAAAAAATTGCTGCGAAAATTGCTGGAGTTGAGTATAAAGCCAGTGAAGTTTCAGAAAAATCCGGTGAAAAGTTCCTTGATCGTCTTGCAAGATCAATTTTCAGGAGTGATAAGTAA
- a CDS encoding damage-control phosphatase ARMT1 family protein encodes MQITKRCFDCLISRIEYECRLVCDDNDQISKIVDTCCVKLTESVSEKSPSPEISSRIHRLACEMMGENDPYYDIKNKSNIEALSVLAGVDDMLVSFSDCCLASVIGNTLDYGSNEHKVTDNFVDFFNTEFKKGFTVDDTDKIMNLCQRVVYLCDNCGEIVFDKKLIEFLKKSGSYVSVVVKGSPIINDATLIDSIELGMDKIADRVYESTSGISEVGINLNLISEELQKEIDNATIIISKGMANYESLSEYKKSRDLPPVAYLMMVKCEPIAEDIKIPKGSRIAYFSE; translated from the coding sequence ATGCAAATAACAAAAAGATGTTTTGACTGTCTAATTAGTAGAATAGAATATGAGTGTCGTCTGGTTTGTGACGATAATGATCAGATCTCCAAAATTGTTGATACCTGTTGCGTAAAACTGACTGAATCTGTATCTGAAAAATCTCCTTCTCCAGAAATATCAAGCAGGATTCACAGACTTGCCTGTGAAATGATGGGAGAAAATGATCCATATTATGATATTAAGAATAAAAGCAATATTGAAGCCTTAAGTGTACTCGCAGGTGTTGATGATATGCTTGTATCCTTTTCAGATTGCTGTCTTGCGTCTGTTATAGGGAATACCCTTGATTATGGATCTAATGAACATAAGGTGACAGATAATTTTGTTGACTTTTTCAATACAGAATTTAAAAAAGGGTTCACTGTAGATGACACAGATAAAATTATGAATTTGTGTCAGAGGGTTGTTTATCTGTGCGATAATTGTGGGGAGATTGTTTTCGACAAAAAACTGATAGAATTTCTGAAGAAAAGCGGTTCATATGTGTCTGTTGTTGTAAAGGGCAGTCCGATCATTAATGATGCAACTTTAATTGATTCAATTGAACTTGGAATGGATAAAATTGCAGACAGGGTTTATGAAAGTACATCCGGAATTTCGGAAGTAGGGATCAATCTTAATTTAATTTCAGAAGAACTCCAAAAAGAAATTGATAATGCTACAATTATCATTTCAAAAGGAATGGCAAATTATGAATCCTTAAGTGAATATAAAAAGAGCAGGGATTTACCGCCTGTTGCATATCTTATGATGGTTAAGTGTGAGCCTATTGCGGAGGATATAAAAATTCCCAAGGGTTCAAGAATTGCTTACTTTTCAGAATAA
- a CDS encoding NfeD family protein, producing MVVETIAIGWILILIGVILLLAEAFNPGFFIAVPGTTLIIIGCISLLLPELFNSPWIIIIGVLTALMAAGASVWIYSKITPDKGRPFTVSKDSLVGKTGTVIENVESDNIKGKVDIENVDWSARSNAGVIEKGRKVRVVKSEGVHIIVEEI from the coding sequence ATGGTGGTAGAAACTATAGCCATTGGATGGATTTTGATTTTAATAGGTGTGATTTTGCTTCTTGCAGAAGCTTTTAACCCCGGATTTTTCATTGCAGTTCCGGGTACAACATTAATCATTATTGGCTGTATTTCACTTTTGCTTCCAGAACTGTTTAATTCACCATGGATTATTATAATTGGTGTATTGACTGCCCTTATGGCAGCAGGTGCAAGTGTCTGGATTTATTCCAAGATCACTCCTGATAAGGGCCGCCCCTTTACAGTAAGCAAGGATTCTCTTGTTGGAAAAACAGGTACTGTGATTGAAAATGTTGAAAGTGATAATATCAAAGGCAAGGTTGATATTGAAAATGTTGACTGGAGTGCACGTTCAAATGCCGGTGTTATTGAAAAGGGAAGAAAAGTTCGTGTTGTGAAGTCAGAAGGTGTACATATCATTGTGGAGGAGATATGA
- a CDS encoding SPFH domain-containing protein has translation MAIYSFDNVFVTVILVLAIILIFAKGVVIVQPYQQALQIRLGQYIGRLNPGFRWVIPFITEIIKIDLRTQVMDVPRQEVITKDNSPTNVDAIVYVRVIDPEKSSFEVSNYRMATVALAQTSLRGIIGDMELDEILYNRDLINNKLRDILDRETDQWGVKVERVEIKEVDPVGAVKQAMTEQTAAERERRAAILRADGEKRSAILSSEGKRQSMILEAEGDRQSKILRAEGDRKSRILQAQGEAQGLRILALGSRPLDKKAITVLSLDALKQMSDGQATKIIFPFEVSSLIKQSARFLGAEEEELVDEDWKEFELDESILGKSPSDEDIADEKEFVKDIESKIKGLGDPTTPVDEDTSQIGLKKL, from the coding sequence ATGGCAATTTATAGTTTTGATAATGTATTTGTGACAGTTATTCTGGTTCTTGCGATTATACTCATTTTTGCAAAGGGAGTTGTAATAGTTCAGCCTTATCAGCAGGCCTTGCAGATAAGGCTTGGTCAGTATATTGGTCGCTTAAATCCTGGTTTCCGGTGGGTCATCCCGTTTATTACTGAAATAATAAAAATTGATCTTAGGACACAGGTCATGGATGTTCCAAGACAGGAAGTTATCACTAAAGATAACTCTCCGACAAATGTTGATGCCATAGTATATGTAAGGGTTATTGATCCTGAGAAGTCTTCTTTTGAGGTTTCAAATTATCGTATGGCAACAGTTGCACTTGCACAGACAAGTCTTCGTGGAATTATCGGTGATATGGAACTTGATGAGATTTTATACAACAGAGATCTTATAAACAACAAATTGCGTGACATTCTTGATCGTGAGACAGATCAATGGGGCGTAAAAGTTGAACGTGTTGAAATAAAAGAGGTTGATCCTGTAGGTGCCGTGAAGCAGGCAATGACTGAGCAGACTGCAGCAGAGCGTGAGAGGCGTGCTGCGATTTTGAGGGCAGACGGTGAAAAGCGTTCTGCAATTCTTTCATCAGAAGGTAAACGTCAGTCAATGATTCTGGAAGCTGAAGGAGATCGTCAGAGCAAGATATTGCGTGCAGAAGGAGACCGCAAATCAAGAATTCTTCAGGCGCAGGGAGAAGCGCAGGGACTGCGAATTCTTGCCCTGGGATCACGTCCTCTTGACAAAAAAGCAATCACAGTCCTGTCCCTTGATGCTCTTAAACAGATGTCTGATGGTCAGGCTACAAAAATAATTTTCCCGTTTGAGGTTTCAAGCCTCATAAAACAGAGTGCCAGATTCCTTGGTGCCGAAGAGGAAGAACTTGTTGATGAGGACTGGAAAGAGTTTGAACTTGATGAATCAATTCTTGGAAAATCACCTTCGGATGAAGATATTGCTGATGAAAAGGAATTTGTAAAGGATATAGAGAGCAAAATCAAAGGTCTTGGAGATCCCACAACACCTGTTGATGAGGATACTTCCCAAATTGGACTAAAAAAGCTCTAA
- a CDS encoding site-2 protease family protein — protein sequence MNWLLVVLFLVALYFLVVGYIKANNLWEDHVMFYGPILALKTDNVKFFDKFIPYSRFWKLYGTLGALMVVVVSVLMTAMLLFTLQKSITSPPPPTGIYEPQNILAIPGVNEFLPLSLAVLIAFIVTLAVHEGGHGILSRIEGIRVRSTGILFFVIPIGAFVEPDEEDIEKSGSASKIRMFGAGITNNIVVALISFILLAGLIGFATPTDTPYIKGVYQDYPAFNAHIPQNSIITQVNDQNVFSRNDVSEILSDKKPGDTITLAISHDGTKKDYTLTLDEWPKEFGEHSSGFMGVYYYDSATVKNLFDKVIKGPLGPLLLIYVPINSVIEGDNLGLGLLAFDSPETAAWEVPFTGFWGVIQILFWMFWFNFAVATFNALPFVPLDGGYIMQEGIRKFFEKRELSKEYANYVVSVISIVMIVVLASIILVPYIAAI from the coding sequence ATGAACTGGCTATTAGTCGTGCTCTTTCTTGTAGCATTATATTTTCTGGTTGTCGGTTATATTAAAGCAAATAACCTTTGGGAAGATCACGTCATGTTTTATGGCCCGATCCTCGCATTAAAAACCGATAATGTAAAATTTTTTGACAAATTTATTCCATACTCACGCTTTTGGAAACTATATGGAACTCTCGGAGCCCTGATGGTTGTAGTTGTATCAGTACTCATGACAGCAATGCTTTTGTTCACGCTGCAAAAAAGCATCACTTCACCACCACCCCCGACAGGCATTTATGAACCTCAGAATATTTTGGCAATTCCGGGAGTAAATGAATTCCTGCCCTTGTCGCTGGCTGTTTTAATCGCTTTCATAGTGACCCTTGCAGTACATGAAGGTGGCCATGGCATACTTTCACGTATAGAGGGTATTAGAGTGAGGAGCACAGGAATACTTTTTTTTGTCATCCCCATAGGTGCATTTGTCGAACCTGATGAAGAAGATATTGAAAAATCCGGATCAGCTTCAAAAATAAGAATGTTTGGCGCAGGCATCACAAACAATATTGTAGTTGCATTAATCAGCTTTATACTCCTTGCAGGACTGATTGGTTTTGCAACCCCGACAGATACACCATACATAAAAGGCGTATATCAGGATTATCCTGCATTCAATGCACATATTCCCCAAAATTCAATAATAACACAGGTAAACGACCAGAATGTTTTTTCAAGAAATGATGTATCAGAGATTCTCTCTGATAAAAAACCAGGAGACACCATCACTCTCGCTATTAGTCATGATGGAACTAAAAAAGACTATACACTAACTCTTGATGAATGGCCAAAGGAATTCGGAGAACATAGTTCAGGATTTATGGGGGTTTACTACTATGATTCTGCCACTGTCAAGAATTTGTTTGATAAAGTAATTAAAGGACCACTCGGACCACTGCTCCTCATCTATGTACCCATAAATTCGGTAATAGAAGGTGATAACCTTGGTCTTGGGCTGTTAGCATTTGATTCTCCCGAGACTGCTGCATGGGAAGTTCCATTCACCGGATTCTGGGGCGTCATACAGATATTATTCTGGATGTTTTGGTTCAACTTTGCAGTTGCTACATTCAATGCGCTTCCTTTTGTTCCTCTTGACGGAGGATACATCATGCAGGAAGGTATCAGAAAATTCTTTGAAAAAAGGGAACTTTCTAAAGAATATGCTAACTATGTTGTGTCCGTAATAAGCATAGTAATGATAGTTGTGCTTGCATCAATCATTCTCGTACCATATATTGCTGCAATCTAA
- the rnhB gene encoding ribonuclease HII — translation MICGIDEAGKGSVLGPMVIGGVKGESLSDFTNSGYNDSKKISAKKRDEFFEDISKNYETTCIILDANRIDECRITYSMNDIVAMAHAKAIDKLAPKKAYVDACDVNEVRYGLSVKEHLKNPVEIISEHKADEKFRIVSAASIIAKVTRDRLIENISEEYGKIGSGYPSDPVTIEFLKSYIKENGEPPVFSRKSWKTVSNVIGNIQQKTLFEF, via the coding sequence GTGATATGCGGCATAGATGAGGCAGGGAAAGGATCTGTTCTTGGCCCGATGGTTATTGGAGGAGTCAAAGGAGAATCACTGTCAGATTTTACAAATAGCGGATATAATGATTCTAAAAAAATTTCTGCAAAAAAAAGAGACGAATTTTTTGAGGATATATCAAAAAATTATGAAACTACATGCATTATTCTGGATGCCAACAGAATTGATGAATGCAGAATTACTTATTCCATGAACGATATCGTTGCAATGGCACACGCAAAAGCAATAGATAAATTAGCCCCAAAAAAAGCATACGTTGATGCGTGTGATGTAAATGAGGTAAGATACGGTTTATCTGTGAAAGAACATCTGAAAAATCCCGTCGAAATAATATCAGAACACAAAGCAGATGAAAAATTTCGGATAGTAAGTGCGGCATCTATCATTGCAAAAGTCACAAGAGACAGACTGATCGAGAACATTTCAGAAGAATATGGTAAAATAGGGAGCGGATACCCTTCAGATCCCGTAACCATTGAATTTTTAAAATCATACATTAAAGAAAATGGAGAACCACCGGTTTTCTCAAGAAAAAGCTGGAAAACGGTATCAAATGTAATCGGAAATATTCAACAGAAAACTCTTTTTGAATTTTAA
- a CDS encoding potassium channel family protein translates to MYIIIIGLGGIGRNVVAVAAEHGDSIVVIDKDENRCNEILEHYDVMAITGNSTDRSILEDAGIDRADALITTTSDDAVNLMTCWLAKRFQVRNLISIVNQIEHSELFKEVGVRISENPDELVANRLYYWSENPDMQQLATIPGGMIFEISVDENAPFVDHEIKELDVKDFVFIAIKRESKEIIIPSGTIRIRPNDRIMVFTKKEAEEECLKILNKQLKNPK, encoded by the coding sequence ATGTACATCATCATTATTGGTCTTGGTGGAATCGGAAGAAATGTGGTTGCTGTTGCTGCTGAACATGGGGACAGTATAGTTGTTATTGACAAGGATGAAAACCGCTGCAATGAAATTCTTGAACATTATGACGTTATGGCTATTACAGGCAATTCAACTGACCGGTCAATTCTTGAGGATGCCGGAATAGACAGGGCAGATGCACTTATTACAACCACAAGTGATGATGCTGTTAATCTTATGACCTGCTGGCTTGCAAAGAGGTTTCAGGTCCGGAATCTTATTTCAATTGTAAACCAAATTGAACACTCTGAACTGTTCAAGGAAGTTGGTGTCAGAATAAGTGAAAATCCTGATGAACTCGTTGCAAACAGGTTATATTACTGGTCAGAAAATCCTGATATGCAGCAGCTGGCAACAATTCCCGGAGGAATGATTTTTGAAATAAGTGTTGATGAGAATGCCCCCTTTGTAGATCATGAAATAAAGGAACTTGACGTAAAGGATTTTGTATTTATCGCAATTAAAAGGGAAAGTAAGGAAATAATCATACCAAGCGGTACTATCAGAATTCGTCCAAATGACAGGATAATGGTCTTTACAAAGAAGGAAGCCGAAGAGGAGTGTCTGAAAATATTAAACAAGCAACTGAAAAATCCAAAGTGA
- a CDS encoding NAD(P)/FAD-dependent oxidoreductase — protein MKSEYDVLIVGGGPGGALAAKAASENGLSVCIIEKRPAIGAPVRCAEGIGEDLISEFFDELDPKWISTKIEGAKLISPDNSCFYLSPEMAGNEVGYVLDRKFFDRDLIWQAVEAGAECYVKARAVDAIVENGAIKGAIVEYAGETREIRASITIAADGVESKFSRYCGIDTTVPLRELETCAQYLMTDIDIEEGITVFYVGREVAPEGYLWIFPKGKRTANVGIGISGTQSKNGHRAKDYLDKYIKEHFPEGKTIELIAGGVSACEPLECTVADGLIIVGDAARVSDPITGGGIYNAMYTGRLAGQIASKCIKSGDFSKDKLMEYDKTWRSSKMGKALERNYQIKEVFVKLNDKQLNSILNSVSNLVMKEFSTLTLIREIVKLNPKLLKELTSLKKYFE, from the coding sequence ATGAAGAGTGAATATGATGTCCTTATTGTCGGAGGAGGACCAGGCGGAGCACTTGCCGCTAAAGCAGCTTCAGAGAATGGCCTATCGGTGTGCATAATAGAAAAGCGCCCTGCAATCGGAGCGCCCGTGCGCTGTGCCGAGGGAATAGGTGAAGATCTGATTTCTGAATTCTTTGATGAACTTGATCCAAAGTGGATTTCAACAAAAATCGAAGGGGCAAAGTTAATTTCACCTGACAATTCATGCTTCTACCTAAGCCCGGAAATGGCCGGAAACGAAGTTGGATATGTTCTTGATCGTAAATTCTTTGATCGTGATCTCATATGGCAGGCTGTGGAAGCCGGCGCAGAATGTTACGTTAAGGCAAGAGCAGTTGATGCAATAGTAGAAAACGGAGCAATAAAGGGGGCAATCGTAGAATATGCAGGAGAAACAAGGGAAATTCGTGCATCAATTACGATAGCGGCAGATGGTGTTGAATCCAAATTTTCAAGATACTGTGGAATTGATACAACCGTTCCTTTAAGAGAACTGGAAACCTGTGCACAATACCTCATGACCGACATTGACATCGAAGAGGGGATAACGGTGTTTTATGTAGGCAGAGAAGTAGCACCTGAAGGCTACTTGTGGATATTCCCAAAAGGTAAAAGAACTGCCAATGTCGGTATCGGCATTTCAGGCACACAGTCGAAAAACGGTCACAGAGCAAAAGACTACCTTGATAAATATATAAAAGAGCACTTCCCCGAAGGCAAAACAATTGAACTGATTGCCGGAGGAGTTTCTGCATGTGAACCACTGGAATGCACAGTTGCAGACGGATTAATTATTGTCGGGGATGCGGCACGTGTCAGCGATCCAATTACAGGCGGCGGAATATATAATGCAATGTACACCGGACGTCTGGCAGGACAGATTGCATCAAAGTGTATTAAGTCAGGAGATTTCAGTAAAGACAAACTGATGGAATATGACAAAACCTGGCGCTCCTCAAAAATGGGAAAAGCACTTGAACGTAATTATCAGATTAAAGAAGTTTTTGTCAAACTAAATGATAAACAGCTTAATTCAATATTAAATTCAGTAAGCAATCTTGTAATGAAAGAGTTTTCAACACTTACTCTTATAAGGGAAATAGTTAAACTGAACCCAAAACTTCTAAAAGAACTTACATCTCTAAAAAAATATTTTGAATGA
- a CDS encoding 4Fe-4S binding protein, with translation MIKVRREVCCYCGACISVCPEGALELIDAYLSVENETCKMCNICVRVCPLGALEASDEE, from the coding sequence ATGATCAAAGTTCGTAGAGAGGTGTGCTGCTATTGTGGTGCCTGCATTTCGGTCTGTCCCGAAGGAGCACTGGAACTTATTGATGCCTACCTTTCAGTGGAGAATGAGACCTGTAAAATGTGTAATATTTGTGTAAGAGTCTGTCCGCTTGGTGCACTGGAGGCATCTGATGAAGAGTGA
- the cbiT gene encoding precorrin-6Y C5,15-methyltransferase (decarboxylating) subunit CbiT: protein MELKGGPTQDEVMAISLFKLGLKNGDILADVGCGTGKVSIEAAKICSKVFAIDKRKEAIDCASGAIKESGVKNVDLISGEASEILKEIDYLDCAFLGGSANVENNLEILSGIVKGKIVINAVLLGTVQKSVEKMKSLGIFEEIIQVHVARSYSLCGDIMFKPINPVYIIVGSVNR from the coding sequence ATGGAGTTGAAGGGAGGCCCTACGCAGGACGAAGTAATGGCGATATCGCTTTTCAAACTGGGTTTGAAAAACGGTGATATATTGGCTGATGTTGGCTGCGGGACAGGAAAAGTCTCTATTGAGGCTGCAAAAATCTGTAGTAAGGTATTTGCAATTGATAAAAGGAAAGAGGCAATAGACTGTGCGTCCGGGGCAATAAAGGAATCCGGAGTAAAAAATGTTGATCTGATTTCAGGAGAGGCCTCAGAAATACTAAAAGAGATTGATTATCTGGACTGCGCATTTTTAGGTGGTTCTGCAAATGTGGAAAATAATCTTGAAATTCTCTCCGGTATTGTGAAAGGAAAAATTGTAATAAATGCAGTTCTTTTGGGAACGGTACAAAAAAGTGTTGAAAAGATGAAAAGTCTTGGAATATTTGAAGAAATAATACAGGTTCATGTTGCCAGGTCATATTCCCTTTGTGGAGACATAATGTTCAAACCGATAAATCCAGTCTATATTATTGTAGGGAGTGTGAACCGTTAA
- a CDS encoding cobalt-factor II C(20)-methyltransferase, whose amino-acid sequence MLVAVGIGPGDPELLTLKAVRLIEDADAVFVPGNVAKDIISPFRKDPVALSFPMTDDQEYIKECMEKNAEIIAPFARRGLAVFCILGDPNFYGTFGRLCEIIDKKYPEIEYETVPGISSITAFASASGVSVNGGITITDGSDVNSRIMLKIRNPKETAESLKSEGYNEFVLAEKMYMKDQKIYKNEELPENSAYFSVMFARIK is encoded by the coding sequence ATGCTGGTAGCAGTTGGAATCGGACCAGGAGATCCTGAACTTTTAACTTTAAAAGCAGTACGCCTGATTGAAGATGCGGATGCTGTTTTTGTACCTGGAAATGTTGCAAAGGATATAATCTCACCATTCCGGAAAGATCCGGTTGCATTGTCATTCCCTATGACTGACGATCAGGAATACATTAAAGAATGCATGGAAAAAAATGCTGAGATTATTGCACCTTTTGCACGGAGGGGTCTTGCTGTTTTTTGCATCCTTGGTGACCCAAATTTTTACGGAACTTTTGGAAGACTTTGTGAGATAATTGATAAAAAATATCCTGAAATTGAATATGAGACCGTGCCTGGTATCAGTTCAATCACAGCCTTTGCTTCTGCGTCCGGAGTTTCTGTAAACGGAGGGATAACCATAACTGACGGCTCAGATGTGAATTCCAGAATTATGCTTAAGATAAGAAATCCAAAAGAAACTGCTGAATCGCTTAAATCAGAAGGTTACAATGAATTTGTTCTTGCTGAAAAGATGTACATGAAGGATCAGAAAATATACAAAAATGAAGAGCTTCCTGAAAATAGTGCATATTTCAGTGTTATGTTTGCGAGGATAAAATGA
- a CDS encoding cobalt-precorrin-4/precorrin-4 C(11)-methyltransferase, whose protein sequence is MNGKVYIVGAGCGDPELITVKGKKILDKADVLIYAGSLVNPELVEDCPAPEKFDSWGMKLEDMTQKMVDSAKSGLCVVRLHSGDPSLYGAIIEQAALLEKAGIIVERVPGVSSMFGAAAALETQLTLRGVSESVIVTRPAGTTLEKDQIAEMSRLGQTMVIFLGTEHMEEVFEKVECPPETPAAVVYRATWPDEKVIKGTVSDVAKKAREAGIDKTALIIIGNVVDAVNSDFVNSHLYE, encoded by the coding sequence ATGAACGGGAAAGTCTATATTGTCGGTGCAGGTTGTGGAGATCCTGAACTGATTACTGTAAAAGGAAAAAAAATACTTGACAAGGCAGATGTTTTGATATATGCAGGATCACTTGTCAATCCGGAATTGGTTGAGGATTGTCCTGCACCGGAGAAATTTGACAGCTGGGGCATGAAGCTTGAGGATATGACACAAAAAATGGTCGATTCCGCTAAATCCGGGTTATGCGTTGTAAGGCTGCATTCAGGCGACCCTTCACTTTATGGTGCTATCATAGAACAGGCTGCTCTTCTTGAAAAAGCAGGCATTATAGTTGAAAGAGTGCCCGGAGTATCATCAATGTTCGGGGCAGCGGCAGCGCTTGAGACCCAGCTCACCCTGAGGGGAGTATCCGAGTCCGTAATAGTTACACGTCCTGCCGGAACAACACTTGAAAAAGATCAAATTGCTGAGATGTCACGTCTGGGTCAGACGATGGTCATTTTCCTTGGAACTGAGCATATGGAAGAGGTTTTTGAAAAAGTTGAATGCCCGCCCGAAACCCCTGCAGCTGTTGTTTATCGTGCTACATGGCCTGATGAAAAAGTAATCAAAGGAACTGTTTCAGACGTTGCAAAAAAAGCAAGAGAAGCAGGAATTGATAAAACTGCATTAATTATTATTGGCAATGTGGTTGATGCGGTCAATTCGGATTTTGTAAATTCACACCTTTACGAATGA
- the cbiG gene encoding cobalt-precorrin 5A hydrolase has protein sequence MTDTVVISLERFGEKAAEIAKALDCDFELYDNGVFERSFGKYKNIVALMSAGIAVRGIAPFLNDKWTDPSVVVVSPGFDYAIPVLGGHHGGNNIAKRLECLLGFNPVITTATETHGLPSVEGIAEKKNLEILNKDSTRKVNSAILDNEIPFFEITGPAMVAVTPRVSVLMEKGEYIVGIGCRKGVLKEEITGAVMLAFSEVGICEDDVFVYSTTRIKRNEPGLLEAINDLDGNLVFVDDDSINREKPVSASRASDKLGLSGVAESSALALSRRKEIIMKKHVYGRVTVAIVR, from the coding sequence ATGACAGACACAGTCGTAATTTCACTTGAAAGGTTTGGGGAAAAAGCAGCAGAGATAGCAAAAGCCCTTGATTGCGATTTTGAACTCTATGATAATGGTGTATTTGAAAGATCTTTTGGAAAATACAAAAATATTGTTGCCTTAATGTCTGCCGGTATTGCGGTAAGGGGAATTGCACCGTTTTTGAATGATAAATGGACTGACCCTTCTGTTGTTGTGGTTAGCCCCGGATTTGACTATGCTATTCCTGTTTTGGGCGGTCATCATGGTGGAAATAATATTGCAAAAAGACTTGAATGCCTTCTGGGATTTAATCCTGTAATAACCACAGCCACCGAAACCCATGGCCTGCCTTCTGTTGAGGGAATAGCGGAAAAGAAAAATCTTGAGATTCTTAACAAAGATTCAACAAGAAAGGTCAATTCGGCAATTCTTGATAATGAAATTCCATTTTTTGAAATTACCGGGCCTGCAATGGTTGCAGTTACACCCCGGGTATCTGTTTTAATGGAAAAAGGAGAATATATTGTTGGTATCGGGTGCAGGAAGGGAGTTTTAAAAGAAGAAATAACCGGTGCTGTTATGCTGGCTTTTTCTGAGGTCGGAATATGCGAAGATGACGTTTTTGTCTATTCGACTACAAGAATTAAGAGAAACGAACCGGGTCTTCTTGAAGCTATAAATGATCTGGATGGAAATCTTGTTTTTGTTGATGATGATTCAATTAACAGGGAAAAACCCGTTTCGGCTTCAAGAGCGTCGGATAAACTCGGGCTCTCCGGGGTTGCGGAATCTTCGGCACTTGCACTTTCCAGGAGAAAGGAGATAATTATGAAAAAACACGTATACGGGAGGGTTACTGTTGCCATCGTCAGATAA